In a genomic window of Croceibacterium sp. TMG7-5b_MA50:
- the nuoF gene encoding NADH-quinone oxidoreductase subunit NuoF encodes MLADKDRIFTNLYGYQDWRLPAAQMRGDWDDTKALIARGQDAIIDEIKASGLRGRGGAGFPTGMKWSFMPKESKDGRPSFLVINADESEPGSCKDREIIRHDPHKLVEGALIAGFAMRARAAYIYIRGEYIREAETLFAAVAEAYAAGLLGKNAAGSGYDFDVFVHRGGGAYICGEETAMIESIEGKKGQPRLKPPFPAGAGLYGCPTTVNNVESIAVVPTILRRGAPWFASFGRENNKGTKLFQISGHVDRPCVVEEEMGIPFRDLIEKHCGGITGGWDNLLAVIPGGSSVPLVPAAEIMDAPMDFDGLKAVGSGLGTAAVIVMDKSTDIVRAISRISYFYKHESCGQCTPCREGTGWMWRVMERLRTGDAEPAEIDMLYEVTKQVEGHTICALGDAAAWPIQGLLKHFRPEIERRIAEREAVELPEAAE; translated from the coding sequence ATGCTCGCCGACAAGGACCGTATCTTCACCAACCTGTACGGGTACCAGGACTGGCGGCTGCCGGCCGCGCAGATGCGTGGTGACTGGGACGATACTAAGGCGCTGATCGCACGCGGGCAGGATGCGATCATCGACGAGATCAAGGCGTCCGGCCTGCGCGGTCGCGGCGGGGCGGGCTTCCCGACCGGCATGAAGTGGTCCTTCATGCCCAAGGAAAGCAAGGATGGGCGTCCGTCCTTCCTGGTCATCAACGCTGATGAGTCGGAGCCGGGCAGCTGCAAGGACCGCGAGATCATCCGCCACGATCCGCACAAACTGGTTGAAGGGGCGCTGATCGCGGGTTTCGCGATGCGCGCGCGGGCCGCCTACATCTACATCCGTGGCGAGTATATCCGCGAGGCGGAGACGCTGTTCGCCGCGGTTGCGGAGGCCTATGCCGCCGGCCTGCTGGGCAAGAACGCGGCGGGAAGCGGCTATGACTTCGATGTCTTCGTCCACCGGGGTGGCGGCGCTTATATCTGCGGCGAAGAAACCGCGATGATCGAGAGCATCGAGGGCAAGAAGGGCCAGCCCCGGCTGAAGCCGCCGTTTCCGGCAGGCGCCGGCCTGTATGGCTGTCCGACCACGGTGAACAACGTGGAGTCGATCGCTGTGGTGCCCACTATCCTGCGGCGCGGTGCACCCTGGTTCGCCAGCTTCGGGCGGGAGAACAACAAGGGCACCAAGCTGTTCCAGATCAGCGGCCATGTCGATCGCCCCTGCGTGGTCGAGGAGGAGATGGGCATTCCCTTCCGCGACCTGATTGAAAAGCATTGCGGCGGCATTACCGGGGGGTGGGATAACCTGCTGGCGGTGATCCCCGGTGGGTCGTCCGTTCCGCTGGTCCCTGCGGCGGAGATCATGGACGCGCCTATGGATTTCGACGGGCTGAAGGCCGTCGGCTCGGGTCTGGGCACCGCGGCGGTGATCGTGATGGACAAGTCCACCGACATCGTGCGGGCGATCAGCCGCATTTCGTACTTCTACAAGCATGAGAGCTGCGGCCAGTGCACGCCGTGCCGCGAGGGTACCGGCTGGATGTGGCGGGTGATGGAGCGGCTGCGTACCGGCGATGCCGAGCCGGCCGAGATCGACATGCTGTACGAAGTGACCAAGCAAGTCGAGGGCCACACGATCTGCGCGCTGGGCGATGCGGCGGCATGGCCGATCCAGGGCCTGCTGAAGCATTTCCGGCCGGAGATCGAGCGGCGTATCGCGGAGCGCGAGGCGGTGGAGTTGCCCGAAGCAGCCGAATGA
- the nuoK gene encoding NADH-quinone oxidoreductase subunit NuoK: MIGIEHYVVVSSILFVLGVLGIFLNRKNIIVILMAIELILLSVNLNLVAFSAFLGDLTGQIFAMFVLTVAAGEAAIGLAILVIYFRGRGTIAVDDVNRMKG; the protein is encoded by the coding sequence GTGATCGGCATCGAACACTACGTCGTTGTCAGCTCGATCTTGTTCGTGCTTGGCGTCTTGGGTATCTTCCTGAATCGGAAGAACATCATCGTCATCCTGATGGCGATCGAACTGATCCTGCTGTCGGTGAACCTGAACCTGGTGGCCTTCAGCGCCTTCCTTGGCGACCTCACGGGTCAGATCTTCGCCATGTTCGTGCTGACCGTGGCCGCCGGGGAAGCGGCGATCGGTCTTGCCATCCTGGTCATCTATTTCCGCGGACGCGGCACCATCGCGGTTGACGACGTCAACCGGATGAAGGGGTAA
- the nuoH gene encoding NADH-quinone oxidoreductase subunit NuoH, giving the protein MIPVFQGWGMSYEAAWITSTIAGILLIALPLMLAVAMVIYVDRKVWAAMALRRGPNVVGPFGLLQSFADGLKVFLQETIIPSAANKGLFLIAPIITFTVALAAWAVIPFNSGAVLANINVGLLYILAVSSLGVYGVVMSGWASNSKYPFFSAMRAAAQMISYEVSIGFVLICVVLWAGTFNMNGIIEAQRGHGLGIVNGFFFNLLLFPMWVVFLISALAETARAPFDLTEAESELVAGYQTEYSSMSFALFWLGEYANVLLMCALNSILFFGGWLPPLELSILYWIPGWIWLLLKISFFFFVFSWIKATVPRFRYDQLMRLGWKVFLPLSLGFVVVVSGWLMFTRYGA; this is encoded by the coding sequence ATGATACCTGTCTTCCAGGGCTGGGGCATGAGCTACGAGGCGGCGTGGATCACCTCTACGATCGCCGGCATCTTGCTGATCGCGCTGCCGTTGATGCTCGCGGTCGCGATGGTGATCTATGTCGATCGCAAGGTTTGGGCGGCGATGGCGTTGCGGCGTGGTCCCAACGTGGTTGGCCCCTTCGGCCTGCTGCAAAGCTTTGCCGATGGGTTGAAGGTGTTCCTGCAGGAAACCATCATCCCGTCCGCCGCGAACAAGGGCCTGTTCCTGATCGCGCCCATCATCACCTTCACCGTGGCGCTGGCGGCCTGGGCGGTGATCCCGTTCAATTCGGGCGCGGTGCTGGCGAACATCAATGTCGGGCTACTCTACATCCTCGCGGTCAGTTCGCTGGGAGTCTACGGCGTGGTGATGTCCGGTTGGGCGTCGAACTCGAAGTATCCGTTCTTCTCCGCCATGCGCGCTGCGGCGCAGATGATCTCCTACGAGGTCTCGATCGGCTTCGTGCTGATCTGCGTGGTGCTGTGGGCTGGCACGTTCAACATGAACGGCATCATCGAGGCGCAGCGCGGGCACGGGCTGGGCATCGTCAACGGGTTCTTCTTCAACCTGCTGCTGTTCCCGATGTGGGTGGTGTTCCTGATCTCCGCCCTGGCGGAGACGGCGCGTGCCCCGTTCGACCTGACGGAGGCGGAGAGCGAGCTCGTCGCCGGGTACCAGACCGAATATAGCTCCATGAGCTTCGCGCTGTTCTGGCTGGGCGAATACGCGAACGTGCTGCTGATGTGCGCGCTGAACTCGATCCTGTTCTTCGGGGGCTGGCTGCCGCCGCTTGAGTTGTCGATCCTGTACTGGATTCCTGGCTGGATCTGGCTGCTGCTAAAGATTTCGTTCTTCTTCTTCGTGTTTTCCTGGATCAAGGCCACGGTGCCGCGCTTCCGCTATGACCAGCTGATGCGGCTGGGCTGGAAGGTGTTCCTGCCGCTCAGCCTCGGCTTCGTCGTGGTGGTCAGTGGCTGGCTGATGTTTACGAGGTACGGCGCATGA
- a CDS encoding NADH-quinone oxidoreductase subunit D, with the protein MAGLMQETSPTTGDEVISNYTINFGPQHPAAHGVLRMVMELDGEIIERIDPHVGLLHRGTEKLIEYKTYLQALPYFDRLDYCSPLCMEHSYVLAVEKLLNVEVPLRAQYLRVLFAELTRISNHMLNMGSHVMDVGAMTPNLWLFEIREDCMNFFERASGARMHAAWYRPGGVHQDVPLKLLTDIGDWLDKRMPELFEDAMSLVVDNRIFKQRNVDIAVVSKEDALRWGFSGPMIRAAGIPWDLRKSQPYDVYDRMEFDIPVGTNSDCYDRFMVRVEEVRQSMRIMKQCLREMPDGPISSSDRKVAPPKRAEMKQSMEALIHHFKLYTEGFHVPAGEVYVATESPKGEFGVYLVSDGSNKPYRCKIRPTAFSHLQAMDFMSKGHMLPDATAILGAIDVVFGECDR; encoded by the coding sequence ATGGCCGGCCTGATGCAGGAGACCTCCCCCACCACGGGCGACGAGGTCATCAGCAACTACACGATCAATTTCGGCCCGCAGCATCCCGCGGCGCACGGCGTGCTGCGCATGGTGATGGAGCTGGATGGCGAGATCATCGAGCGGATCGATCCGCATGTCGGGCTGCTGCATCGCGGCACCGAGAAGCTGATCGAGTACAAGACCTATTTGCAGGCGCTGCCGTATTTCGACCGGCTCGATTACTGCAGCCCGCTGTGCATGGAGCACTCCTACGTCCTGGCGGTGGAGAAGCTGCTTAACGTGGAGGTGCCGCTGCGCGCGCAATATCTGCGCGTGCTGTTCGCGGAGCTGACGCGGATCAGCAACCACATGCTGAACATGGGCAGCCATGTCATGGACGTGGGCGCGATGACGCCGAACCTGTGGCTGTTCGAGATCCGCGAAGACTGCATGAACTTCTTCGAACGGGCGAGCGGCGCGCGCATGCATGCTGCGTGGTACCGCCCGGGCGGCGTGCACCAGGACGTACCGCTGAAGCTGCTGACCGATATCGGCGACTGGCTCGACAAGCGCATGCCCGAGCTGTTCGAGGACGCGATGAGCTTGGTGGTGGACAATCGCATCTTCAAGCAGCGCAACGTCGACATCGCCGTTGTCAGCAAGGAGGATGCGCTGCGCTGGGGCTTCTCCGGCCCGATGATCCGCGCGGCGGGCATCCCGTGGGATCTGCGCAAGAGCCAGCCTTACGACGTATATGACCGGATGGAGTTCGACATTCCGGTCGGCACCAATTCCGATTGCTACGACCGGTTCATGGTCCGGGTGGAGGAGGTGCGCCAGTCGATGCGCATCATGAAGCAGTGCCTGCGCGAGATGCCCGATGGCCCGATCAGCAGCAGCGACCGCAAGGTGGCGCCGCCCAAGCGCGCCGAGATGAAGCAGTCGATGGAAGCGCTGATCCACCACTTCAAGCTCTACACCGAAGGCTTCCATGTGCCGGCGGGCGAGGTCTATGTGGCGACGGAAAGCCCCAAGGGCGAGTTCGGCGTCTATCTGGTGAGCGACGGCAGCAACAAGCCGTACCGCTGCAAGATCCGGCCGACCGCCTTCAGCCACCTGCAGGCGATGGACTTCATGTCCAAGGGTCACATGCTGCCCGACGCGACCGCAATCCTGGGCGCGATCGACGTGGTGTTCGGGGAGTGCGACCGGTGA
- the nuoI gene encoding NADH-quinone oxidoreductase subunit NuoI: MSVAQLVKSFTLWEFVKAHALTLKYFFKPKATINYPFEKNPLSPRFRGEHALRRYPNGEERCIACKLCEAVCPAQAITIEAEPREDGSRRTTRYDIDMTKCIYCGFCQEACPVDAVVEGPNFEYSTETREELLYDKAKLLANGDKWERAIAANLEADAPYR, translated from the coding sequence ATGAGTGTCGCGCAACTGGTCAAGTCGTTCACCCTGTGGGAGTTCGTGAAGGCACACGCCCTCACGCTGAAGTACTTCTTCAAGCCCAAGGCGACGATCAACTACCCGTTCGAGAAGAACCCGTTGTCGCCCCGCTTCCGGGGGGAGCATGCCCTGCGCCGCTACCCCAACGGGGAGGAGCGCTGCATTGCGTGCAAGCTGTGCGAGGCGGTTTGTCCGGCGCAGGCGATCACCATTGAGGCCGAGCCACGCGAGGACGGCAGCCGCCGCACCACGCGCTACGACATCGACATGACCAAGTGCATCTATTGCGGCTTCTGTCAGGAGGCGTGTCCGGTGGACGCGGTCGTCGAGGGACCGAACTTCGAGTACTCGACGGAAACGCGCGAGGAATTGCTGTACGACAAGGCCAAGCTGCTGGCGAACGGGGACAAGTGGGAGCGCGCGATCGCTGCCAACCTTGAAGCCGACGCACCCTACCGCTAG
- the nuoG gene encoding NADH-quinone oxidoreductase subunit NuoG: protein MPTVTVDGTEIEVPDGATVLQACELAGKEIPRFCYHERLSIAGNCRMCLVEVKPGPPKPQASCALPATNGQEIRTDTPMVKKAREGVMEFLLINHPLDCPICDQGGECDLQDQSVAYGRGGSRYHENKRAVTEKYMGPLIKTIMTRCIHCTRCVRFSEEVAGVDEIGALYRGEDMQISTYLEHAAKHELSANVIDLCPVGALTSRPYAYEARPWELKKTLGIDVSDAMGANIRIDSRGREVLRVLPRTNDDVNEEWLSDKARYQVEGLTRRRLDRVWIRHDGKLQSADWNEAFALIAEAGRGGSVGAVAGDMLDCETMFAAKRLVNALGSDLVESRQGGMAYPVGSLSAVNFNTTFAGIETADAVLIVGSNIRWEAPLLNVRLRKAAKRGAKIFIVGPHWETTFPAEFLGDDASVLHDLPDHVASAMQGAARPAIILGAAGLVAGAHGPALALAHAWNVVRDNGGDTWNGFNVLHMAAARMGALMLGFARPRGLAELVQAAPKLLLSLGADELDHGKFAGALKVYIGHHGDKGAASADIILPGSAYTEKAGTYVSTEGRVQFADKAVFAPGDAREDWTILRALADALGVTVGFDSFDQLRAAMIADVPALGVEGLVDYGALPAADSAERAGGAIAYPIKDFYLTNSIARASAVMQRCSAELLHGEELAEAAE from the coding sequence ATGCCCACAGTCACCGTTGACGGAACCGAGATCGAAGTGCCCGATGGGGCGACCGTGCTGCAGGCTTGCGAGCTTGCCGGCAAGGAGATCCCGCGCTTCTGCTATCACGAACGCCTGTCCATCGCCGGCAATTGCCGCATGTGCCTGGTCGAGGTGAAGCCAGGCCCGCCCAAGCCGCAGGCGAGTTGCGCCCTGCCGGCGACGAACGGCCAGGAAATTCGCACCGACACGCCAATGGTGAAGAAGGCGCGGGAAGGGGTGATGGAGTTCCTGCTCATCAACCACCCGCTCGACTGCCCGATCTGCGACCAGGGCGGCGAGTGCGACCTGCAGGACCAGTCGGTCGCCTACGGCCGCGGCGGTTCCCGGTACCACGAGAACAAACGTGCGGTGACCGAGAAGTATATGGGTCCGCTGATCAAGACGATCATGACCCGCTGCATTCATTGCACGCGCTGTGTCCGCTTCTCCGAAGAAGTGGCCGGTGTGGATGAGATCGGCGCGCTGTATCGCGGCGAGGACATGCAGATCAGCACGTATCTCGAACATGCGGCCAAGCACGAACTGTCGGCAAACGTTATCGACCTGTGCCCGGTGGGCGCGCTGACCAGTCGGCCTTACGCCTACGAGGCGCGGCCGTGGGAGTTGAAGAAGACCCTGGGCATCGACGTGTCGGACGCGATGGGTGCGAACATTCGCATCGACAGTCGCGGGCGCGAGGTGCTGCGCGTGCTGCCGCGCACCAATGACGATGTGAACGAAGAGTGGCTGAGCGATAAGGCCCGCTATCAGGTGGAGGGGCTGACGCGCCGCCGCCTCGATCGCGTCTGGATTCGTCATGATGGCAAGCTGCAATCGGCCGACTGGAACGAGGCGTTCGCGCTGATCGCCGAAGCGGGACGCGGCGGCAGCGTGGGGGCAGTCGCGGGCGACATGCTCGATTGCGAGACGATGTTTGCGGCCAAGCGGCTGGTGAATGCGCTGGGCTCCGATCTGGTGGAAAGTCGCCAGGGCGGCATGGCCTATCCGGTGGGCAGCCTGTCGGCGGTCAATTTCAACACGACCTTCGCTGGAATTGAGACGGCAGATGCCGTGCTGATCGTGGGCAGCAACATCCGCTGGGAAGCGCCGCTGTTGAATGTCCGCCTGCGGAAGGCCGCGAAGCGGGGTGCGAAGATCTTCATCGTGGGTCCGCACTGGGAGACGACCTTCCCGGCCGAGTTCCTGGGCGACGATGCCTCCGTGCTGCATGACCTGCCTGACCACGTTGCCTCCGCCATGCAGGGCGCGGCGCGGCCGGCGATCATCCTTGGCGCGGCTGGCCTGGTGGCGGGTGCTCATGGCCCGGCACTGGCGCTGGCGCATGCCTGGAACGTGGTGCGCGATAACGGTGGCGACACCTGGAACGGCTTCAACGTCCTGCACATGGCGGCGGCACGCATGGGTGCGCTGATGCTCGGCTTCGCTCGCCCGCGCGGCCTTGCCGAGCTGGTGCAGGCTGCGCCCAAGCTGCTGCTTTCGCTCGGCGCGGACGAGCTGGACCACGGCAAGTTCGCAGGCGCCTTAAAGGTTTATATCGGCCATCATGGCGACAAGGGTGCGGCCTCGGCCGATATCATCTTGCCGGGCAGCGCCTATACCGAGAAGGCCGGGACCTATGTCTCGACAGAGGGCCGCGTGCAGTTTGCCGACAAGGCGGTGTTTGCGCCCGGTGATGCGCGCGAAGACTGGACAATCCTTCGTGCCTTGGCCGATGCGCTGGGCGTGACCGTCGGGTTCGACAGCTTTGACCAGCTGCGCGCCGCGATGATCGCGGACGTGCCGGCTCTGGGTGTCGAGGGACTGGTCGATTACGGCGCGCTGCCTGCGGCAGACAGCGCGGAGCGTGCTGGTGGGGCGATCGCCTACCCGATCAAGGATTTCTATCTCACCAACTCCATCGCGCGGGCCAGCGCGGTGATGCAGCGCTGTTCGGCTGAACTGCTGCATGGCGAGGAACTGGCGGAGGCCGCGGAATGA
- a CDS encoding NAD(P)H-dependent oxidoreductase subunit E: MAERAPHPDTPELRARWGGFAWTPGNTEKAREIVARYPEGRQRSAVMPLLDLAQRQVGAETQTQGWLPLPVMEYVAAQLDMPIIRVLEVATFYTMYNIAPVGRFHVQICGTTPCMLRGSDDIMTACKTRGMKKGHTTPDGMWTLTEVECMGNCASAPMVQINDDNYEDLTPARLDAVLDALAKGESPKGGTQDPTRHTVEPVGGPTTLREMVDANHDYRGAWA; the protein is encoded by the coding sequence ATGGCTGAACGCGCACCACATCCCGACACCCCCGAACTGCGCGCCCGCTGGGGCGGGTTTGCCTGGACACCTGGCAATACGGAGAAGGCGCGCGAGATCGTGGCCCGCTATCCCGAGGGTCGCCAGCGCTCGGCCGTGATGCCGCTGCTGGACCTTGCCCAGCGGCAGGTCGGTGCCGAAACGCAGACCCAGGGGTGGCTGCCGCTGCCGGTGATGGAATATGTCGCGGCGCAGCTCGACATGCCGATCATCCGCGTGCTGGAGGTCGCCACCTTCTATACCATGTACAACATCGCGCCGGTCGGCCGCTTCCATGTCCAGATCTGCGGCACCACGCCGTGCATGCTGCGCGGGTCGGACGACATCATGACGGCGTGCAAGACGCGCGGCATGAAGAAGGGGCACACCACGCCTGACGGCATGTGGACCCTGACCGAGGTCGAGTGCATGGGCAATTGCGCAAGCGCGCCGATGGTGCAGATCAACGACGACAATTACGAGGATCTGACACCGGCGCGGCTCGATGCCGTGCTGGACGCGCTGGCCAAGGGCGAAAGCCCGAAGGGCGGTACGCAGGATCCGACTCGCCACACGGTGGAGCCGGTCGGCGGCCCGACCACGCTGCGCGAGATGGTGGACGCGAACCACGATTATCGCGGTGCGTGGGCGTGA
- a CDS encoding NADH-quinone oxidoreductase subunit J translates to MLQALAFYLFAALVIASGTFTILARNPVHSVLWLILAFFNGAGLMVLVGAEFIAMLLVIVYVGAVAVLFLFVVMMLDIDFAELRAGFVKNFPLGIAIAAVLLAELVLGIGAWQSGALELGRASGEAAPLLGRSNIESIGALLYGRYLFLFESAGVILLVAMVGAIVLTHRERRAYRGQQNIGKQIARRPDEATRNVRPEIGQGVTL, encoded by the coding sequence ATGCTGCAAGCCCTTGCCTTTTACCTGTTCGCCGCGCTGGTGATCGCCAGCGGGACGTTCACCATCCTCGCCCGCAATCCGGTGCATTCCGTGTTGTGGCTGATCCTTGCCTTCTTCAATGGCGCGGGGCTGATGGTGCTCGTTGGTGCCGAGTTCATCGCCATGCTGCTGGTGATCGTCTATGTTGGCGCAGTCGCGGTGCTGTTCCTGTTCGTGGTCATGATGCTGGACATCGACTTCGCCGAACTGCGCGCCGGTTTCGTCAAGAACTTTCCATTGGGCATTGCCATAGCCGCCGTGCTTCTGGCGGAGCTGGTGCTGGGCATCGGCGCCTGGCAGTCGGGTGCGCTGGAACTAGGCCGCGCAAGCGGCGAGGCAGCGCCGTTGCTGGGCCGCAGCAATATCGAGAGCATCGGCGCGTTGCTGTATGGCCGGTACCTGTTCCTGTTCGAATCCGCGGGCGTGATCCTGCTGGTGGCGATGGTCGGCGCGATCGTGCTGACGCATCGGGAGCGGCGGGCCTATCGCGGGCAGCAGAACATCGGCAAGCAGATCGCCCGCCGCCCGGACGAAGCGACCCGCAACGTGCGGCCTGAGATCGGACAGGGGGTGACACTGTGA
- the nuoL gene encoding NADH-quinone oxidoreductase subunit L produces MPSILIIVFLPLLAAIIAGLGNRALGNTVAKAITTGGLFVSCALSWPIFLSYLGGDVAGQVVPVLTWVQSGEMTFDWTLRVDTLTAIMLVVITSVSALVHLYSWGYMAEDPDQPRFFAYLSLFTFAMLMLVTADNLVQMFFGWEGVGLASYLLIGFWFRKPSAGAAAIKAFVVNRVGDLGFMLGIFGTFLVFQTTSIPAILEAAPSMQGSTIGFLGMRLDTMTILCLLLFVGAMGKSAQLGLHTWLPDAMEGPTPVSALIHAATMVTAGVFMLCRLSPMFEAAPAALTFVTFIGAATCLFAATVGTTQWDIKRVIAYSTCSQLGYMFFAAGVGAYGAAMFHLFTHAFFKALLFLGAGSVIHAMHHEQDMRYYGGLRKHIPLTFFAMLAGTLAITGVGIYWLHAGFAGFHSKDAILEAAFASGSDMGRFAFWVGAFAALLTSFYSWRLMFLTFWGKPRWAQSEHIQHAVHDAHGHGHAHHDDAHHDAHGHAAAHAANPPAQEDAGHDRAHAVPSPKQDDGTAGYHPHESPLPMLVPLVVLTLGAIFAGYVFSGAFLESEGFWNGSIAYNEHLMHEMHLVPLWVKLSATIVMLIGLAVAWLAYIRDTSIPGKTAAALGPVYRFLFNKWYFDELYHWLFVRPSFALGRVFWQKGDVGGIDRFGPNGAAFVVAQGAVLARKVQSGYLTSYALVMLLGLVAAVSWVLV; encoded by the coding sequence GTGCCTTCCATCCTGATCATCGTCTTCCTGCCGCTGTTGGCAGCGATCATCGCCGGGCTGGGCAACCGCGCGCTGGGCAACACGGTCGCCAAGGCGATCACCACCGGCGGGCTGTTCGTGTCCTGTGCGCTCAGTTGGCCGATCTTCCTGTCCTACCTGGGCGGTGATGTTGCCGGGCAGGTCGTGCCGGTGCTGACCTGGGTGCAGTCGGGCGAGATGACGTTCGACTGGACGCTGCGGGTCGACACGCTGACTGCGATCATGCTGGTCGTCATCACCAGCGTCTCCGCGCTCGTGCACCTGTACAGCTGGGGCTACATGGCGGAAGACCCGGATCAGCCGCGGTTTTTCGCTTATTTGTCGCTGTTCACCTTCGCCATGCTGATGCTGGTGACCGCGGACAACCTCGTACAGATGTTCTTCGGCTGGGAGGGTGTCGGCCTTGCCTCCTATCTCCTGATCGGGTTCTGGTTCCGGAAGCCGTCTGCCGGGGCCGCCGCGATCAAGGCGTTTGTGGTCAATCGCGTGGGCGACCTCGGCTTCATGCTGGGTATCTTCGGCACCTTCCTGGTGTTCCAGACCACGTCAATTCCTGCGATTCTGGAAGCCGCGCCTTCGATGCAGGGCAGCACGATTGGCTTCCTGGGCATGCGGCTCGACACCATGACGATCCTGTGCCTGCTGCTGTTCGTCGGCGCGATGGGCAAGTCGGCCCAGCTTGGCCTGCACACCTGGCTGCCTGATGCGATGGAAGGCCCGACGCCGGTGTCAGCGCTGATCCATGCGGCAACGATGGTGACCGCCGGCGTGTTCATGTTGTGCCGCCTTTCCCCGATGTTCGAAGCGGCGCCTGCGGCGCTGACTTTCGTCACCTTCATCGGTGCGGCGACATGCCTGTTTGCGGCGACTGTCGGCACGACGCAGTGGGATATCAAGCGAGTGATCGCGTATTCGACCTGCTCGCAGCTCGGCTACATGTTCTTCGCCGCCGGGGTTGGCGCTTACGGCGCGGCCATGTTCCACCTGTTCACGCACGCCTTCTTCAAAGCGCTGCTGTTCCTGGGCGCCGGCAGCGTGATCCACGCCATGCACCATGAACAGGACATGCGGTATTATGGCGGCCTGCGTAAGCACATCCCGCTGACCTTCTTCGCGATGCTGGCGGGTACGTTGGCGATCACCGGTGTTGGTATCTACTGGCTGCATGCAGGCTTCGCCGGCTTCCATTCCAAGGATGCCATCCTGGAGGCGGCGTTCGCCAGCGGCAGCGACATGGGCCGGTTCGCATTCTGGGTCGGCGCCTTTGCCGCGCTGCTGACCAGTTTCTACTCCTGGCGCCTGATGTTCCTGACGTTCTGGGGCAAGCCGCGGTGGGCTCAGTCCGAGCACATCCAACACGCAGTGCACGATGCGCACGGTCATGGTCACGCGCACCACGACGATGCTCACCATGACGCGCACGGCCATGCCGCGGCTCATGCGGCCAATCCGCCGGCGCAGGAAGATGCAGGGCATGACCGTGCCCATGCGGTTCCTTCGCCCAAGCAGGATGACGGCACCGCCGGGTACCATCCGCATGAAAGCCCGCTGCCGATGCTGGTGCCTCTGGTGGTTCTTACTTTGGGCGCAATCTTTGCCGGATATGTGTTCAGCGGCGCGTTCCTGGAAAGCGAAGGCTTCTGGAACGGCTCTATCGCCTACAACGAGCATCTTATGCACGAGATGCACTTGGTGCCGCTGTGGGTGAAGCTGTCGGCGACCATCGTGATGTTGATCGGTCTGGCGGTCGCCTGGTTGGCCTACATCCGTGATACCTCGATCCCCGGGAAGACCGCGGCAGCGCTGGGGCCGGTGTACCGGTTCCTGTTCAACAAGTGGTATTTCGACGAACTGTACCATTGGTTGTTCGTGCGCCCGTCTTTCGCGCTCGGTCGTGTGTTCTGGCAGAAGGGTGATGTCGGCGGGATCGATCGGTTCGGTCCGAACGGCGCGGCCTTTGTCGTGGCGCAGGGTGCGGTGCTGGCCCGCAAGGTGCAGTCCGGTTATCTGACGAGCTATGCGCTGGTCATGCTGCTGGGCCTGGTGGCCGCAGTCAGCTGGGTGCTGGTGTGA